Proteins found in one Candidatus Neomarinimicrobiota bacterium genomic segment:
- a CDS encoding PorV/PorQ family protein, with translation MRRIYSIVATLLLFSSPSLNAQSEAGAIFLLISPGARAGGMGEAQVAVANDAYASYWNPAGLAFQTGSEIAFMHVNWLPNLADDLYYEFLGFRKQYENLGTLGGHLIYLNLGEQVRMDEFAQYQGKFTSYMMAAALSYSSKLSGTSAFGMNAKISYQHLVEIATGAEKGKGTSIDFGFDLGYMNKGWLTPRMDMGVTMTNIGPKVSFIDPDQADPQPTNLTLGFAYEIFKNEFNSLKLVYDVDKLLVASYPDMDWDGDGLIGGYNSKGDESAKNSNYNRNGKLEIAHKDKLFKAIFTSWVDDWLLGGDIDRAPGGEDADKIIGGWEWAGDANGNGSRDAEEMLNTVTEYGAAFGDENWGIYNEWGQKEVGSADDRSIQDELDKLVHNFGMEYWYSSYFALRGGYYYDRTGKIKNPTFGVGLRFSNYGFDFGYTSGAPGHPLTNTMRFSMNIQF, from the coding sequence ATGAGACGAATATATTCAATTGTGGCGACGCTCCTGCTTTTCAGCAGTCCGTCCCTCAATGCACAAAGTGAAGCAGGCGCTATATTCCTGCTAATATCTCCCGGCGCTCGTGCCGGCGGAATGGGTGAAGCACAAGTGGCTGTGGCCAATGATGCTTATGCCAGTTATTGGAATCCAGCCGGACTTGCATTTCAAACAGGTTCCGAAATTGCATTTATGCACGTGAATTGGTTACCTAATCTGGCCGATGACTTGTATTATGAATTTCTAGGTTTTCGGAAACAATACGAAAACCTTGGTACTCTAGGTGGCCATTTGATCTACCTCAATCTTGGTGAACAGGTTCGTATGGATGAATTCGCCCAATACCAGGGAAAATTTACATCATACATGATGGCAGCGGCCCTCTCCTATAGCAGTAAATTATCGGGCACATCAGCCTTCGGAATGAATGCTAAAATTTCTTACCAGCATTTGGTAGAAATTGCTACAGGGGCAGAGAAGGGTAAAGGTACGTCGATTGATTTTGGTTTTGATCTTGGGTATATGAATAAGGGATGGCTCACACCGCGAATGGATATGGGCGTAACCATGACTAATATTGGACCGAAAGTATCATTTATCGATCCTGACCAGGCAGATCCACAGCCAACAAATTTGACCCTCGGGTTTGCTTATGAAATATTTAAGAATGAATTTAACAGTTTAAAATTAGTATATGATGTAGATAAACTTTTGGTTGCATCCTATCCTGATATGGATTGGGATGGAGATGGTCTAATTGGTGGATATAATTCCAAAGGCGATGAAAGCGCTAAAAATTCTAATTATAACCGGAATGGAAAATTGGAGATTGCCCATAAAGATAAATTGTTTAAGGCGATTTTTACTTCTTGGGTTGACGATTGGCTTTTGGGCGGTGATATCGATCGTGCCCCCGGTGGGGAGGATGCAGATAAAATAATCGGTGGCTGGGAATGGGCTGGAGATGCAAATGGAAACGGTAGCCGCGATGCAGAAGAAATGCTCAATACTGTCACAGAATACGGTGCTGCTTTCGGCGATGAGAATTGGGGGATTTATAACGAGTGGGGCCAAAAAGAAGTGGGCTCTGCTGACGACCGTTCTATCCAGGATGAATTGGATAAACTGGTGCATAACTTTGGTATGGAATACTGGTATTCTTCTTATTTTGCCTTAAGAGGCGGATACTATTACGATAGAACAGGGAAAATAAAAAATCCAACATTTGGTGTAGGGTTGCGTTTCTCTAATTATGGATTCGATTTTGGATATACATCAGGAGCGCCCGGTCATCCACTGACCAATACAATGCGGTTCTCCATGAACATTCAGTTCTAG
- a CDS encoding TRAP transporter large permease subunit, with the protein MAYFNIKSIEQYFTLFVFVALVFLPAAEVISRLFGTTGVVASSVLVQHFTLWIGFAGAVVAARRNKLLSLTTTPLFEPESKINWFKFIGKVTTLFIILALAFGSWELVKVEMAYPVKIAPLLPRWGAQMVMPVGFILIAIHLFMNGYEGWKNRGLLIIGLILIAAITRIELFQDSIIFMWIGIIFILFSLYKGAPIFIGLGGLAILFFWQEYTPLSAIPAETYRIVVSPTLPTIPLFTLAGYILAESKASERLVKLFRALFGWIPGGTPVVLVLLCGFFTALTGGSGVTILALGGLLFPLLIREGYSKHFSLGLITVAGSLGLLFPPSLPLIIYGVTAAVSVKAIFLAGIIPGFLRVAMIGGWAVWQGKVQSVKRHKLNFHDIKTSLWEAKWEAVIPFFILFGIFGGYTTLVETAAMTTVYVFIVEVLIYNDLNWRDIKKIILDCSTLIGGVLIILGVAMGLTSYMVDAQIPMQLLAWVKTTISSKIVFLLMLNIFLLAVGCMMDIFSAIIIVVPLITPLGAYFGIDPIHLAIIFIANLELGFLTPPVGMNLFLSAYRFDEDMPTIYKSTLPFFMVMLLSVLIITYIPILSTWAVK; encoded by the coding sequence TTGGCTTATTTTAACATCAAATCCATCGAGCAGTATTTTACCTTATTTGTATTTGTAGCTCTCGTTTTTCTTCCCGCCGCTGAGGTTATTTCTCGTTTGTTCGGCACCACGGGTGTGGTTGCTTCGTCAGTACTTGTTCAACATTTTACTTTATGGATAGGCTTCGCTGGTGCCGTTGTGGCTGCCCGTAGAAATAAACTTTTATCTCTTACAACTACTCCTTTATTTGAGCCAGAATCAAAGATTAACTGGTTCAAATTTATCGGAAAAGTCACCACTCTGTTTATCATATTAGCTTTGGCTTTTGGAAGTTGGGAGTTGGTCAAAGTTGAAATGGCTTATCCAGTAAAAATCGCACCTCTTTTGCCCCGTTGGGGCGCTCAAATGGTCATGCCGGTAGGATTTATTCTAATTGCAATTCATCTATTCATGAATGGATATGAAGGATGGAAAAATCGTGGCTTATTAATAATAGGATTAATTCTCATTGCAGCAATTACCCGTATTGAGTTGTTTCAAGATTCAATCATATTTATGTGGATTGGCATCATATTTATTTTATTTTCCCTTTACAAGGGGGCTCCTATCTTTATTGGTTTGGGTGGTTTGGCCATTCTCTTTTTTTGGCAAGAATATACACCATTATCTGCAATACCGGCGGAAACATATCGCATTGTAGTGTCACCCACATTGCCCACAATTCCATTATTTACATTGGCAGGATATATTTTAGCTGAGAGCAAAGCTTCCGAACGATTAGTCAAATTATTCCGAGCTTTGTTTGGGTGGATTCCCGGTGGAACACCGGTCGTACTCGTCCTCTTATGTGGGTTTTTTACCGCTTTAACAGGTGGTTCTGGTGTAACGATTTTGGCTTTAGGCGGATTATTGTTTCCATTATTAATTCGGGAAGGCTATTCAAAACATTTTTCTTTGGGTCTCATTACAGTGGCCGGTTCATTAGGTCTATTATTCCCACCAAGTTTACCTCTGATTATTTACGGTGTTACTGCAGCAGTTTCCGTAAAGGCTATCTTCCTTGCGGGAATTATTCCAGGATTTTTACGCGTTGCCATGATTGGTGGGTGGGCAGTTTGGCAAGGTAAAGTGCAATCGGTTAAACGACATAAATTAAATTTCCATGATATTAAAACGTCACTTTGGGAAGCGAAGTGGGAAGCAGTTATTCCCTTTTTCATTTTATTTGGAATTTTTGGTGGCTACACCACACTGGTTGAAACTGCTGCCATGACTACTGTATATGTTTTTATTGTGGAAGTATTAATCTATAATGATTTGAATTGGCGGGATATAAAAAAGATTATCCTAGATTGTTCAACCTTAATTGGTGGTGTACTTATCATTCTTGGGGTAGCCATGGGATTGACGAGTTACATGGTGGATGCCCAAATCCCAATGCAATTGTTGGCATGGGTTAAAACAACCATTTCATCCAAAATAGTTTTTTTATTAATGCTGAATATCTTCTTATTGGCGGTAGGCTGTATGATGGATATTTTTTCAGCCATCATTATAGTTGTTCCTTTGATTACACCACTAGGGGCTTATTTTGGAATTGATCCTATACATTTAGCCATTATATTTATCGCAAACCTGGAGTTGGGATTTTTAACACCTCCTGTAGGAATGAACCTTTTTTTATCCGCTTATCGTTTCGATGAGGATATGCCCACAATCTATAAATCAACTTTGCCGTTTTTTATGGTTATGTTGTTGAGTGTTTTGATAATAACGTATATCCCTATTCTGTCCACTTGGGCTGTAAAATAA